The Terriglobia bacterium genome contains a region encoding:
- a CDS encoding NAD(P)-binding domain-containing protein, giving the protein MDTLFSFLIAAVLTFYFVRRYLKRIAGEAAKTKSSGSAQISGSPCPRCGAPLLSGSSFCSRCGAALALWNVHRAQVKVTTGDGARQEKPRPVIDAAVCMGCHSCVDSCPEKGALELVGGKSNLVHPELCTGQALCAKACPTGALSLAFGGLVTQTLKVPLVNENFETNVSGVYIVGELGGMGMIKTAINEGKLVIDHVRQRLAEEKQAAPAPPAASDGNAVYDVLIVGSGPAGLSASLTAHQHGLQYLTLEQGEIASTIRQYPRHKFLMAEPIQMPLYGTLYIADGAKESLLTVWETIITNTGVHIQTNERVTRVKMNGGNFEVETNKSRYHARRVVLAMGKRGTPRRLGVPGEELGKVAYRLIEAASYQDRNILVVGGGDSALEAAMALAAQDRNRVTLSYRGDNFPRTRERNRTRLEAEEKEGKLRVLRSSQVCKITEDSVVLSVQGEQIEIPNDFVFILIGGDSPEEFLEKTGIRIVEKLLAASAGPQ; this is encoded by the coding sequence ATGGACACACTGTTCTCTTTTCTGATCGCGGCGGTGCTCACATTCTATTTTGTCCGCCGCTATCTCAAGCGCATAGCCGGGGAGGCTGCAAAAACGAAGAGCAGCGGCTCCGCGCAGATTTCCGGCAGTCCCTGCCCCCGCTGCGGAGCACCCTTGCTGAGCGGCTCTTCCTTCTGCTCTCGCTGCGGCGCGGCCCTTGCGTTGTGGAATGTCCATCGCGCGCAGGTAAAGGTGACGACCGGAGACGGGGCCCGGCAGGAAAAGCCCAGGCCGGTGATTGACGCCGCCGTCTGTATGGGCTGCCACAGCTGCGTCGACAGCTGCCCGGAAAAGGGTGCCCTGGAGCTGGTGGGCGGCAAGTCCAATCTGGTTCATCCCGAGTTATGCACCGGGCAGGCCCTCTGCGCGAAAGCATGTCCGACGGGCGCGCTCTCGCTCGCCTTCGGCGGCCTGGTAACTCAGACGCTCAAAGTGCCGCTTGTAAATGAGAATTTTGAGACCAACGTGTCGGGAGTCTACATCGTGGGTGAGTTGGGCGGCATGGGCATGATCAAGACGGCGATCAACGAAGGGAAACTGGTCATCGATCACGTGAGGCAGCGGTTGGCAGAAGAAAAACAGGCCGCGCCTGCACCACCCGCGGCGTCGGACGGGAATGCAGTCTATGACGTGCTCATCGTGGGTTCGGGGCCAGCCGGCCTGAGCGCTTCCCTCACCGCGCATCAGCACGGCCTGCAATACCTGACCCTCGAACAAGGAGAAATCGCTTCCACAATCCGGCAATACCCGCGCCACAAGTTCCTCATGGCTGAACCGATCCAGATGCCGCTGTACGGAACGCTTTATATCGCCGACGGTGCCAAGGAGTCGCTGCTGACGGTATGGGAGACCATCATCACCAATACAGGAGTCCACATCCAGACCAACGAGCGCGTGACCAGGGTCAAGATGAACGGCGGAAACTTCGAGGTGGAGACCAATAAGAGCCGGTACCACGCCCGACGCGTGGTGCTGGCCATGGGGAAAAGAGGCACCCCGCGGCGTCTGGGAGTGCCGGGTGAGGAACTCGGCAAAGTCGCCTACCGATTGATCGAGGCTGCGAGCTATCAGGACCGCAACATCCTGGTGGTCGGTGGCGGTGACTCCGCGCTCGAAGCAGCCATGGCCCTGGCTGCCCAGGACAGGAACCGGGTGACACTCTCCTATCGTGGCGACAACTTCCCCCGGACGCGCGAGCGCAATCGGACTCGCTTGGAAGCAGAAGAAAAGGAAGGCAAACTGCGTGTGTTGCGCAGCTCCCAGGTCTGCAAGATCACCGAGGACTCCGTAGTCCTCAGCGTTCAGGGAGAGCAGATCGAAATCCCCAACGATTTCGTTTTCATCCTCATCGGAGGTGATTCCCCTGAGGAGTTCCTGGAAAAAACCGGAATCCGGATAGTGGAGAAATTGCTCGCAGCCTCGGCCGGTCCCCAGTAA
- a CDS encoding tRNA (cytidine(34)-2'-O)-methyltransferase translates to MHVALFKPEIHPNTGNIARLCAANGLPLHLVGTIGFRIDDRSVRRAGLDYWPFVDLRREESLEDLYAELTGTRFFYFSARAQRLYTEVAYRAGDCLLFGPESTGFPEDLLRGHWDQALRIPMRSADVRSLNLSTAVGIAVYEALRQLL, encoded by the coding sequence TTGCACGTTGCGCTGTTCAAGCCGGAGATCCACCCGAATACCGGCAACATCGCGCGGCTCTGCGCCGCCAATGGTTTGCCGCTGCACCTGGTGGGCACAATCGGCTTTCGCATCGACGACAGATCGGTCCGGCGGGCCGGCCTCGATTACTGGCCTTTCGTAGACTTGCGCCGCGAGGAAAGTCTCGAGGATTTGTATGCCGAGCTGACCGGCACACGCTTTTTCTACTTCAGCGCCCGCGCGCAACGTCTTTACACCGAGGTCGCCTATCGGGCGGGAGATTGCCTGCTCTTCGGACCCGAATCGACGGGCTTTCCGGAAGATCTGCTGCGCGGCCACTGGGACCAGGCCCTCAGGATTCCGATGCGTTCCGCCGATGTGCGCAGCCTGAATCTGTCGACCGCCGTTGGAATCGCGGTGTACGAAGCTCTGCGGCAGCTTCTGTAA
- the acnA gene encoding aconitate hydratase AcnA: MAHNLFHSLQSFETGSGRSGRFYSLPRLEREGVGPISRLPVSIRIVLESVLRNYDGKKITERDVRGLANWGPTAERTQEIPFIVARILLQDFTGVPLLVDLAAMRSAVARLGRDAKMIEPLVPVDLVIDHSVQVDFAGTGDALRRNMEVEFQRNHARYQFLKWGMQAFDGFKVVPPGIGICHQVNLEYLSKVVLRNDDVCYPDTLVGTDSHTTMINGLGIVAWGVGGIEAEAGMLGQPVYFLTPDVVGVHMTGRLGEGVTATDLVLHVTQMLRKAMVVGKFVEYHGEGAASLPVTDRATIANMAPEYGATMGFFPVDEETCAYLRATGRNEEQVALVRNYFNAQGMFGIPRRGECDYSSVLELDLAHVQPGVAGPKRPQDRINLGELKRTFQEILRKPAAENGYGKPAQEIGKRFPVKIAGRNGTGVGHGDVLIASITSCTNTSNPSVMLAAGLLARKAVERGLATPPAVKASLAPGSRVVSEYLQKTRLQPFLDQLGFNLVGYGCMTCIGNSGPLDAQLEDVVRGNDLITAAVLSGNRNFEARVHQSIKANFLMSPPLVVAFALAGRIDIDMTREPLGKGSDGADVYLRDIWPTLAEVRDLMNAALDPDTYRRLYRSFADQSPMWNDIPAPAGEVYHWDKESTYIQEPPFFQQFDMQPGRIEEIHGARPLAILGDSVTTDHISPAASIKASSPAGLYLQDRGVTVEDFNSYGARRGNHQVMMRGTFANVRIKNLMVPGIEGGVTLYQPEREKMSIYDAAMRYQSARVPLVVIAGQEYGTGSSRDWAAKGTALLGVRAVIARSFERIHRSNLVGMGVLPCQFKEGISVMTLGLDGSESFDILGLTDGIKPRQEATLVVHRPGGKTESVPVTLRLDTPVEVDYYAHGGILPYVLRQLLAQS, translated from the coding sequence ATGGCGCACAACTTGTTTCATTCACTGCAATCGTTTGAAACCGGGTCCGGCCGCTCGGGCCGGTTCTATTCCCTGCCTCGACTGGAAAGAGAAGGAGTTGGACCAATCTCCAGGCTGCCTGTCAGCATTCGCATTGTTCTCGAATCGGTCCTGCGCAATTATGACGGGAAGAAGATCACCGAGAGAGATGTCCGTGGTCTGGCAAACTGGGGGCCAACTGCAGAGCGGACGCAGGAGATTCCATTCATAGTCGCGCGTATCCTGCTGCAGGATTTCACGGGGGTTCCGCTGCTGGTCGATCTGGCGGCAATGCGCTCTGCGGTTGCCCGGCTCGGGCGCGATGCAAAGATGATCGAACCGCTGGTCCCTGTGGACCTGGTTATCGACCATTCGGTGCAGGTTGACTTCGCGGGCACAGGCGACGCGCTGCGGCGCAACATGGAAGTGGAGTTTCAGCGTAATCACGCCCGCTATCAATTCCTGAAGTGGGGCATGCAGGCGTTTGACGGGTTCAAGGTGGTCCCTCCCGGTATCGGAATATGTCATCAAGTGAATTTGGAGTATCTGAGCAAGGTTGTGCTCCGGAATGACGACGTCTGCTATCCAGACACATTAGTGGGGACCGATTCACACACCACCATGATCAACGGGCTGGGCATCGTCGCCTGGGGAGTGGGAGGCATCGAGGCGGAGGCTGGAATGCTCGGTCAGCCGGTCTATTTCCTGACCCCCGATGTGGTGGGTGTGCACATGACAGGACGTCTGGGCGAGGGTGTCACAGCGACCGACCTGGTATTGCACGTGACCCAGATGTTGCGCAAGGCCATGGTGGTCGGAAAGTTCGTCGAGTACCACGGCGAGGGGGCTGCGTCGCTTCCTGTAACCGACCGGGCGACGATCGCCAATATGGCCCCCGAATACGGCGCCACCATGGGCTTTTTCCCGGTCGACGAGGAGACCTGTGCGTATCTGCGCGCCACGGGGCGAAATGAGGAACAGGTAGCGCTGGTACGCAACTATTTCAACGCCCAGGGCATGTTTGGAATTCCGCGGCGAGGCGAGTGCGATTACAGCTCCGTACTGGAACTCGATCTTGCACATGTGCAGCCGGGGGTGGCGGGACCCAAACGGCCTCAGGATCGAATCAACCTCGGCGAGCTCAAGCGGACCTTCCAGGAAATTCTGCGGAAGCCGGCCGCCGAAAACGGCTACGGCAAGCCCGCACAGGAAATCGGCAAACGATTTCCCGTGAAGATTGCCGGCCGGAATGGAACCGGAGTAGGCCATGGCGATGTGCTGATCGCCTCGATTACATCCTGCACGAACACCTCGAATCCCAGTGTGATGCTGGCGGCCGGCCTGCTGGCGAGGAAGGCCGTCGAGCGCGGCCTGGCCACGCCGCCGGCGGTCAAGGCTTCGCTGGCGCCGGGATCCCGTGTCGTAAGTGAATACCTCCAGAAGACCCGGCTGCAGCCTTTTCTCGATCAGTTGGGATTCAACCTGGTCGGCTACGGCTGCATGACTTGCATCGGCAATTCCGGCCCGCTTGATGCGCAGCTCGAAGATGTGGTGCGTGGAAACGATCTGATCACGGCTGCCGTTCTGAGTGGCAACCGTAACTTCGAGGCGCGGGTTCACCAGTCGATCAAGGCGAACTTCCTGATGAGCCCCCCTCTTGTGGTCGCTTTCGCCCTGGCCGGGCGCATCGACATCGATATGACGCGAGAGCCGCTCGGCAAGGGGAGTGACGGTGCGGACGTGTATCTCCGCGACATCTGGCCGACGCTTGCGGAGGTGCGCGATTTGATGAACGCCGCTCTTGATCCGGACACTTATCGCAGGCTCTACCGCAGCTTCGCCGATCAGAGCCCCATGTGGAACGATATCCCCGCGCCTGCCGGCGAGGTCTACCATTGGGACAAGGAATCGACCTATATCCAGGAGCCGCCTTTCTTCCAGCAGTTTGACATGCAGCCGGGCCGCATCGAGGAAATTCATGGTGCCCGGCCGCTTGCGATTCTCGGGGATTCGGTGACCACGGATCACATCAGCCCGGCCGCGTCCATCAAAGCCAGCTCCCCGGCGGGGCTTTACCTACAGGACCGGGGTGTGACGGTGGAGGACTTCAACAGCTATGGCGCGCGCCGTGGCAACCACCAGGTGATGATGCGAGGAACCTTCGCCAACGTGCGCATCAAGAATCTGATGGTCCCCGGAATCGAGGGGGGTGTGACCCTTTATCAGCCGGAACGCGAAAAGATGAGCATCTATGATGCCGCCATGCGTTACCAGAGCGCCCGGGTTCCGCTCGTTGTGATCGCCGGCCAGGAGTATGGCACGGGCAGTTCGCGCGACTGGGCGGCAAAAGGGACGGCCCTGCTCGGGGTGCGCGCGGTCATTGCCCGGAGCTTCGAGCGCATCCACCGCAGCAACCTTGTCGGCATGGGCGTGCTCCCCTGCCAATTCAAGGAGGGCATTTCCGTCATGACGCTCGGCCTCGACGGCTCCGAGTCGTTTGACATCCTCGGGCTCACCGATGGCATCAAGCCGCGCCAGGAAGCTACCCTGGTGGTTCACAGGCCTGGTGGAAAGACCGAATCCGTTCCGGTGACGTTGCGGCTCGATACGCCCGTGGAGGTCGACTATTACGCGCATGGCGGCATCCTCCCCTATGTGCTGCGTCAACTGCTGGCCCAATCTTAG
- a CDS encoding acetyl-CoA hydrolase, producing MASLEDRIECKELLSKVVPVEEAVKHVSVHGTIGISGFTKSGEPKVFMPALARHFAQHAPHAKIGLFSGASLSDEVENPIAPFLGRRGPYMSSSASRKLIHAGKMDFTDVHLSMFARNLLYGFYGGLDVAVVEASRIRPDGSVVLSSSVGISTEALSMAKKIILEVNTAIPDYTGFHDIVLPAVHPRVCWPIPVINVKDRVGTPYVEIDKHKVVAIVESRQSDYPVEFKQTQQIETKIAENVVDFLMHCRKWLSWQKRLPPIQSGVGNVANAIVGELYKSPFQKIRFWTEVFQDGMMRYVEDDEKFDSASATAVSFSTQARKDFERLFTRCRDKLVLRPMWLSNSAEIITRLFVIAMNTPLEFDIYGHVNSTHVDGSKVINGLGGSGDFFRNAYISIAHTPSIRRLKDGRTVSCVMPYVRHIDHTEHDIKCLCTEQGYAINTEIRSARRRAEDIIEKCAHPHFKPLLRDYLRIAGGGDEPRATDMNFLVSWWKEYDAACWSFPAGKEASSRAE from the coding sequence ATGGCATCTTTAGAAGATCGGATTGAGTGTAAGGAACTGTTGAGCAAAGTGGTACCCGTCGAAGAGGCAGTCAAACACGTTTCAGTTCACGGCACTATCGGAATCAGCGGATTCACAAAGTCGGGCGAACCAAAGGTTTTCATGCCTGCATTGGCCAGGCACTTCGCGCAGCATGCGCCTCATGCCAAAATCGGCCTCTTCAGCGGAGCGTCGCTTTCGGACGAGGTGGAGAATCCCATTGCCCCATTTCTTGGCAGGCGTGGGCCCTACATGTCATCGTCGGCATCGCGTAAACTCATTCATGCCGGAAAGATGGACTTTACCGATGTGCATCTATCCATGTTTGCCCGCAACCTGCTTTACGGTTTTTACGGGGGCCTGGATGTGGCGGTGGTAGAAGCTTCGCGCATCCGTCCCGACGGCAGCGTCGTGCTGTCGTCATCGGTCGGAATTTCGACCGAAGCCCTCTCCATGGCCAAGAAGATCATTCTCGAGGTCAACACCGCGATTCCCGACTATACCGGTTTCCATGACATTGTGCTTCCGGCTGTGCATCCAAGAGTGTGCTGGCCGATTCCCGTCATCAACGTCAAAGATCGCGTGGGCACGCCGTACGTGGAGATCGACAAGCACAAGGTTGTGGCGATTGTCGAATCCCGTCAGTCGGATTATCCGGTGGAGTTCAAGCAAACTCAGCAGATCGAAACCAAGATCGCCGAAAATGTCGTTGATTTTCTGATGCATTGCCGCAAGTGGCTGTCTTGGCAGAAGCGCCTGCCCCCTATCCAGTCAGGGGTTGGGAATGTCGCCAATGCCATTGTCGGCGAGCTCTACAAATCTCCATTTCAGAAGATCCGCTTCTGGACCGAGGTTTTTCAGGACGGCATGATGCGTTACGTCGAGGACGACGAGAAGTTCGACAGCGCTTCGGCAACTGCTGTTTCATTTTCGACCCAGGCGAGGAAGGATTTTGAGCGCCTCTTCACGCGCTGCCGCGACAAGCTGGTGCTCAGACCGATGTGGCTTTCCAACAGTGCCGAGATCATCACGCGCCTGTTTGTGATTGCCATGAACACGCCCCTGGAGTTCGACATCTATGGCCACGTGAACTCAACTCACGTCGACGGATCCAAAGTAATCAACGGCTTGGGCGGCAGCGGCGATTTTTTCCGCAACGCCTACATAAGCATCGCCCACACGCCGTCGATCCGCCGCCTCAAGGACGGCAGGACCGTCAGCTGTGTCATGCCTTACGTGCGCCACATCGATCATACCGAACACGACATCAAGTGCCTGTGCACGGAACAAGGCTACGCCATCAACACCGAGATTAGATCGGCCCGGCGCCGCGCCGAAGACATTATCGAAAAGTGCGCCCATCCGCACTTCAAACCGCTTCTGCGGGACTACTTGCGGATCGCCGGGGGAGGTGACGAGCCACGCGCCACGGACATGAATTTCCTGGTGAGTTGGTGGAAAGAATACGACGCCGCCTGCTGGAGTTTCCCCGCCGGCAAGGAAGCAAGCAGCCGGGCCGAATGA
- a CDS encoding thiolase family protein: MREAVVVASSRTPLAKSFRGSLNLTRPDDFAAHCIRDVLGKVPQVAPEEIEDVTLGCGFPQGPQGYNVARIGALLAGLPATVPGTTVNRFCSSGLQAIVMAAHSIINEGVEIAIGGGVESITMTAHSRTDQNPRIQQTKPGAYMVMGETAEVVAKRYRISRESQDAYALLSQQRTARAQARGFFDEEIAPMNVVYGVLDKKTGEIVERKEHLFQKDECNRPDTTLDGLAALPPYFDPHSGLGTVTAGNSSQLSDGASATLLMSRQRAEALSIKPKLVFRGFAVVGCEPDEMGIGPVFAVPRLLKRHGLKIADIDLWELNEAFAVQVVYCRDRLGIDPDRLNVNGGSISIGHPYGMTGSRLVGTMANEMLRRRVRYGVVTMCIGGGQGAAGLFENCS, translated from the coding sequence ATGAGAGAAGCTGTTGTCGTGGCGAGTTCGCGTACGCCGCTTGCGAAATCGTTCCGGGGATCCTTGAACCTGACACGCCCCGATGATTTCGCCGCCCATTGCATTAGAGACGTGCTGGGCAAGGTGCCGCAGGTAGCGCCTGAAGAGATCGAGGATGTCACCCTGGGGTGCGGATTCCCTCAGGGGCCGCAAGGGTACAACGTGGCCCGCATCGGAGCACTCCTGGCGGGCTTGCCGGCCACGGTTCCCGGCACTACGGTCAACCGCTTTTGCTCCTCGGGTCTGCAGGCAATCGTCATGGCGGCGCACTCCATCATCAACGAAGGCGTAGAAATCGCCATCGGTGGTGGTGTCGAGAGCATCACGATGACCGCGCACTCGCGGACCGACCAGAATCCGCGGATTCAGCAAACTAAGCCAGGCGCGTACATGGTGATGGGTGAGACAGCCGAAGTGGTGGCCAAGCGCTATCGCATTTCGCGCGAGTCGCAGGACGCGTATGCTCTACTGAGCCAGCAGCGGACGGCGCGCGCGCAGGCCAGGGGGTTTTTTGATGAAGAGATCGCTCCCATGAATGTGGTCTACGGAGTCTTGGATAAAAAAACGGGGGAGATCGTGGAGCGGAAGGAACACCTCTTTCAAAAGGACGAATGCAACCGGCCTGACACCACCCTCGACGGTCTTGCCGCCCTGCCGCCCTACTTTGATCCCCACAGCGGCCTGGGGACGGTCACTGCCGGCAACTCCTCCCAGCTTTCCGATGGCGCTTCCGCTACTCTTCTAATGTCCCGGCAGCGTGCCGAGGCGCTCAGCATCAAACCCAAGTTGGTCTTTCGCGGCTTTGCCGTGGTCGGCTGCGAGCCCGACGAGATGGGCATCGGGCCGGTTTTTGCGGTGCCCAGGCTGCTGAAGCGTCATGGACTCAAGATTGCAGACATCGATCTTTGGGAACTGAACGAGGCCTTCGCCGTGCAGGTCGTCTACTGCCGCGATCGGCTCGGCATCGACCCGGACCGGTTGAACGTCAATGGTGGTTCGATTTCCATCGGACACCCCTACGGCATGACCGGCTCCCGCCTGGTGGGAACCATGGCAAACGAGATGCTGCGGCGCCGGGTCCGCTACGGGGTCGTGACGATGTGCATTGGTGGGGGCCAGGGTGCTGCGGGCCTGTTCGAAAACTGCAGTTAA
- a CDS encoding cytochrome c3 family protein has translation MRGLHQRVNCRNCHTTLVFKDAGANCADCHADIHMRSLGTGCETCHSPRGWRVQVQAVKDHQNRFPLMGAHSATECESCHLGAAVGRYKGLDTQCDSCHLKDYQSNKTFDHVAAKIPTTCESCHQMNSWTGARFDHSSARFPLTGAHATVACELCHTNRDYASTSTACASCHVADFNKTSNPNHNAAGFPQDCAACHVTAEWKGAKYDHNMTRFPLTGGHAAAECRACHANGNYANTSTACASCHMTDFNGTNNPNHVAAGFSQDCSLCHTFAQWTGAKFDHNTTKFPLTGGHVSLGCSTCHTTGSYASTSTACASCHRADFNSTSNPNHTAAGFSQDCTSCHVTAQWKGAKFDHNTTKFPLTGGHVLADCSRCHTSANYATTSTVCASCHMTDYNNTSNPNHTAAGFVQDCTMCHTTVQWKGGKFDHNATRFSLTGAHVSVTCQTCHTTPNYASTSTACASCHLADFNKTTNPNHTTAGFPQDCTACHTTVQWLGATFNHGNTKFPLTGAHVPVACQTCHTTPNYASMSTACASCHLADFNKTANPNHTAAGFPQDCTVCHTTVQWLGATFNHGDTKFPLTGAHVPVACQTCHTTPNYASTSTACASCHLADFNKTANPNHTAAGFPQDCTACHTTVQWLGATFNHGNTKFPLTGAHVPVACQTCHTTPNYASTSTACASCHLTNFNSTTNPNHVLAGFGQDCSPCHTTVQWTGATFNHGNTKFPLTGTHVTVTCQTCHTSGSYASTPTTCVSCHLTDFNGANSPNHTTAGFPQDCSTCHTTVQWMGAVFDHSKTGFVLTGVHLQTACALCHPNGRFVGTPTTCSSCHLADFQGTNNPNHTAAGFPQDCSLCHSAAGWPGAQYTHPSAKFTLTGFHITLNCSACHANGQYATLSTTCVTCHLSDYNGTTSPTHATYGFPQDCTVCHATTAWTPASFSHATTNFALTGAHVSVTCVSCHIGGVFKGTPTTCYACHKTDYTGITNPNHVAAGFPTTCSTCHTTTVWTGATFTHSQFPINSGHHARAWTSCADCHTNANDYKVFSCTGCHQHDKASVDSHHRSVRNYVYNSANCYSCHPNGSAG, from the coding sequence TTGCGTGGTCTGCATCAGCGTGTGAACTGCCGCAACTGCCACACCACCCTGGTCTTCAAGGATGCCGGCGCAAACTGTGCCGATTGTCACGCCGATATCCACATGCGCAGCCTTGGGACGGGATGCGAAACATGCCACTCGCCGCGCGGATGGCGCGTCCAGGTGCAAGCCGTTAAGGATCACCAGAACAGGTTTCCGCTCATGGGTGCGCACTCAGCTACCGAGTGCGAGTCCTGCCATCTCGGCGCTGCGGTCGGGCGTTATAAGGGCTTGGACACCCAGTGCGACTCTTGCCACCTCAAGGATTATCAGTCCAACAAGACGTTTGATCATGTAGCCGCAAAGATTCCCACGACCTGCGAGAGCTGCCATCAGATGAACTCCTGGACCGGGGCGAGATTCGACCATAGCAGCGCCAGGTTCCCACTCACCGGAGCACATGCGACGGTGGCTTGTGAACTCTGCCACACGAACAGGGATTACGCGAGCACATCTACGGCCTGTGCTTCATGCCATGTGGCTGACTTCAACAAGACGAGCAATCCGAATCACAATGCCGCCGGTTTCCCACAGGATTGCGCCGCATGTCACGTGACCGCCGAGTGGAAGGGCGCCAAATACGACCATAACATGACCAGATTCCCACTCACTGGAGGGCATGCGGCGGCGGAGTGCCGCGCCTGCCACGCTAACGGCAACTATGCGAACACCTCCACGGCCTGCGCCTCGTGCCATATGACGGACTTCAATGGCACGAACAATCCCAATCATGTCGCGGCCGGTTTCAGTCAGGATTGCTCCCTCTGTCACACATTCGCCCAGTGGACAGGCGCTAAGTTCGACCACAACACAACCAAATTCCCCCTTACTGGAGGGCACGTGTCTCTGGGGTGCTCGACTTGCCACACCACCGGCAGCTACGCTAGCACTTCCACAGCCTGCGCCTCATGCCACAGGGCGGATTTCAATAGCACGAGCAATCCCAATCACACCGCCGCCGGCTTCAGTCAGGATTGCACAAGCTGTCATGTGACCGCCCAGTGGAAGGGCGCTAAATTCGACCATAACACAACCAAATTCCCCCTCACAGGAGGGCATGTCCTGGCCGACTGCTCGCGATGCCACACCAGCGCCAATTATGCGACTACGTCCACGGTTTGCGCTTCCTGTCACATGACCGACTATAACAACACTAGCAACCCCAACCACACGGCTGCCGGATTCGTGCAGGATTGCACGATGTGTCACACGACTGTTCAATGGAAGGGCGGCAAGTTCGACCACAACGCCACCAGGTTTTCACTGACGGGCGCGCACGTTTCAGTCACATGTCAGACCTGCCATACCACACCGAATTATGCGAGCACCTCCACTGCCTGCGCTTCGTGCCACTTGGCGGACTTTAACAAGACAACCAATCCCAACCATACCACCGCCGGATTCCCGCAGGATTGCACGGCCTGTCACACGACTGTCCAGTGGCTGGGGGCCACGTTCAACCACGGCAACACCAAGTTCCCCCTCACCGGCGCCCACGTTCCGGTCGCATGCCAGACCTGTCATACCACGCCGAATTATGCGAGCATGTCCACTGCCTGCGCTTCGTGCCACCTCGCGGACTTCAACAAGACAGCCAATCCCAACCACACCGCGGCCGGATTCCCGCAGGATTGCACCGTCTGTCACACGACCGTCCAGTGGCTGGGGGCCACGTTCAACCACGGCGACACCAAGTTCCCTCTCACCGGCGCCCACGTTCCGGTCGCATGCCAGACCTGTCATACCACGCCGAATTACGCGAGCACGTCCACTGCCTGCGCTTCGTGCCACCTCGCGGACTTCAACAAGACAGCCAATCCCAACCACACCGCGGCCGGATTCCCGCAGGATTGCACGGCCTGTCACACGACCGTCCAGTGGCTGGGGGCCACGTTCAACCACGGCAACACCAAGTTCCCCCTCACCGGCGCCCACGTTCCGGTCGCATGCCAGACCTGTCATACCACGCCGAATTACGCGAGCACGTCCACTGCCTGCGCTTCGTGCCACCTGACGAACTTTAACAGTACGACCAATCCCAACCACGTCCTGGCAGGCTTTGGTCAGGATTGTTCCCCTTGCCATACAACCGTCCAGTGGACAGGAGCTACGTTCAACCACGGCAACACCAAGTTCCCCCTCACCGGCACACATGTTACGGTCACATGCCAGACCTGCCATACCAGCGGCAGCTATGCGAGCACTCCCACTACCTGTGTTTCTTGTCATCTGACTGACTTCAACGGTGCGAACAGTCCTAATCACACTACAGCCGGCTTTCCACAGGATTGCTCGACCTGTCATACTACCGTCCAGTGGATGGGAGCCGTATTCGATCACAGCAAGACCGGCTTCGTTCTCACAGGGGTTCATCTACAAACAGCCTGCGCACTTTGTCATCCAAATGGCCGATTTGTCGGAACTCCCACAACTTGCTCCTCCTGTCATCTGGCCGACTTCCAAGGGACAAACAATCCCAATCATACAGCGGCTGGATTCCCGCAGGACTGCTCGCTGTGCCATTCCGCAGCCGGCTGGCCGGGAGCCCAATACACTCACCCGAGCGCCAAGTTCACACTCACGGGGTTTCATATCACTCTGAACTGCAGCGCTTGTCATGCAAACGGCCAATATGCCACGCTGAGCACCACGTGCGTCACCTGCCATTTGAGCGACTACAACGGCACGACGAGTCCCACACATGCAACATACGGTTTTCCTCAGGATTGTACCGTGTGCCATGCAACCACTGCCTGGACTCCGGCCTCCTTCAGTCATGCCACGACCAACTTCGCCCTCACCGGAGCGCACGTGAGTGTCACGTGTGTGAGCTGTCACATCGGGGGTGTCTTCAAAGGCACGCCGACAACCTGTTACGCTTGCCACAAGACGGACTACACCGGCATCACCAACCCAAACCATGTGGCGGCGGGGTTTCCTACGACCTGTTCCACTTGTCACACAACCACCGTCTGGACCGGTGCGACCTTCACGCACAGCCAGTTCCCCATTAATTCCGGACACCACGCCAGAGCATGGACCTCCTGCGCCGACTGCCACACCAACGCGAACGATTACAAGGTCTTCTCCTGCACCGGCTGCCATCAGCACGACAAAGCCAGCGTGGATTCGCATCACAGGTCGGTGCGCAACTATGTCTACAACAGCGCGAATTGCTATTCGTGTCATCCGAATGGAAGTGCGGGATAG